A window from Herbaspirillum sp. meg3 encodes these proteins:
- a CDS encoding type II toxin-antitoxin system HipA family toxin produces MSMLRSLRIRLGVTEVGSLFALDDGRVYFRFDDAYAINAQRPVLSQLYRASTEDRTVAQLLNPALEVNRGDGKGGLPPFFQNLLPEGPLRKHLIERAGLPPDDEFGLLAFCGKDLPGDVSALSESLDDAHLGRLIGQGRDSYEMSAGQLPTPDGESISGVQPKIGLVRASGGRYVMRSKDAQGAHFIGKLPASDYPHMPEVEFSSLALARAAGVQVCEHELVPLTAIADRLPFGLRSDAENFLLIHRFDRDATTPTGRLHMEDFAQITGTPAAAKYAGTYAALGIVLLERSAKGEDDLFELLRRIKVNELLGNFDAHLKNFSMLYRTPQVAELSPAYDIVAYSAYLAGHGHALAFAPGERARQLLTPAVLRELANIWGIPEPKLQMILVDTVERAMQSWPELLRTLPLTDVQRTRIKAHLDTNPSVIAWQRRAARKVTGKA; encoded by the coding sequence ATGAGCATGTTGCGGTCATTGCGGATCCGGCTTGGTGTGACCGAGGTGGGCTCCTTGTTTGCGCTGGATGACGGCCGGGTCTATTTCCGTTTCGACGATGCCTACGCAATCAATGCACAACGGCCGGTTCTGTCGCAGCTCTATCGCGCGTCGACCGAAGACCGCACCGTGGCGCAGTTGCTCAATCCCGCACTTGAAGTCAATCGTGGCGACGGCAAGGGTGGTTTGCCGCCGTTCTTTCAGAATCTCCTGCCCGAAGGGCCGTTGCGCAAGCATCTGATTGAGCGTGCGGGTTTGCCACCGGATGACGAATTCGGCTTGCTGGCGTTTTGTGGCAAGGATCTGCCGGGTGATGTCTCAGCCTTGTCGGAAAGTCTCGACGACGCCCATCTCGGCCGCCTGATCGGGCAGGGGCGCGACAGCTACGAAATGAGTGCAGGGCAGTTGCCGACGCCGGATGGCGAGTCGATTTCCGGCGTGCAGCCCAAGATTGGGTTGGTGCGCGCCTCCGGCGGGCGCTATGTCATGCGTTCCAAAGATGCGCAGGGCGCGCATTTCATTGGCAAGTTGCCGGCCTCGGACTATCCGCACATGCCTGAGGTCGAGTTCTCGTCCCTGGCATTGGCGCGCGCCGCCGGCGTGCAAGTCTGCGAGCACGAACTGGTGCCGCTCACCGCGATTGCCGACCGTCTGCCGTTCGGCCTGCGCAGCGATGCTGAAAACTTCTTGCTGATCCACCGCTTCGACCGTGATGCAACAACGCCGACCGGGCGTTTGCACATGGAAGATTTTGCGCAGATCACCGGCACGCCGGCCGCTGCCAAATATGCCGGTACGTATGCGGCATTGGGCATTGTTCTGCTTGAGCGCAGCGCCAAAGGCGAGGATGATTTATTCGAGCTATTGCGCCGGATCAAGGTGAACGAGTTGCTCGGCAATTTCGACGCGCATTTGAAAAACTTCAGCATGCTGTATCGCACACCGCAAGTCGCAGAACTGTCGCCGGCTTACGATATCGTCGCGTATTCGGCTTATCTTGCGGGGCATGGCCATGCATTGGCGTTCGCGCCGGGAGAGCGGGCGCGGCAACTGCTGACGCCGGCCGTGTTGCGTGAACTGGCCAATATCTGGGGCATCCCGGAACCGAAACTGCAAATGATTCTGGTCGACACCGTCGAACGCGCCATGCAAAGCTGGCCGGAGCTGCTGCGCACCTTGCCGCTGACCGACGTCCAGCGAACCCGCATCAAAGCTCATCTGGACACCAATCCCAGCGTCATCGCGTGGCAACGCCGTGCCGCACGCAAAGTCACCGGCAAGGCATGA
- a CDS encoding site-specific recombinase, whose translation MLHILEKISASPVNAELDLLIELMTAIRPKKREAPELAITNVRTLTHVLQQHPHHAATLRHYLLHLLSERRQTSLYTDIGILSNDGFFSELHRRIAYRILPPALDDRYLPDCLEKIFPFDTDYLWMQAVPPEDWAALFEIVSQAEVELADLEQIDEQKTLTEILLAIQVLSYRISAIGIEPELIRIYSDIKAFESPFLMQNVELHRYLDGYMRHLNGDPTPIEDASHVLVMLEQCQDVVKKIRNSTLRLGTSISVTYRLVRLDQHLDRLHKLLSLVDVGTTDTSAAITNEKRSIGLQLGLELIEAHNRKYTVRDLFAANINLLARNITENASRTGEHYIAEDRREYAAMYRSAAGAGFIIGFMSLIKILFSYLRAAPLVEAFLFSMNYSLGFMFIHVLHFTVATKQPAMTASRIAAGLHSRDGRNIDLDSLTELIVKVVRTQFVAVLGNLTIAFPVAYLLVYGYFLMTGHHFVTPDKAGHLLHDIDPFSSLALFHAAIAGVCLFLAGLISGYYDNKALYTRMSQRVARARWLNGLLGKARTARLGDYLETGLGGLMGNFYFGILLGTIGTIGFMIGLPIDIRHITFSATNFAIALVALDHAVSWHVIAVSTFGVLSIGMVNLWVSFSLALFVALRSRQVKFRHGWPLVKSLCRRFLKKPVDFFMPPKTAPMPESQNGVEPS comes from the coding sequence ATGCTCCACATATTAGAAAAAATCAGCGCGTCCCCCGTCAATGCCGAACTCGATCTGCTGATCGAATTGATGACAGCCATACGCCCGAAGAAACGCGAAGCACCGGAACTGGCCATTACCAACGTGCGCACACTGACGCACGTGCTGCAACAGCATCCGCACCATGCGGCAACGTTGCGCCATTACCTGCTGCATTTGTTGTCGGAGCGGCGCCAGACCAGCCTGTACACCGACATCGGCATTCTCTCCAATGACGGCTTCTTTTCAGAGCTGCATCGCCGTATCGCCTATCGCATCCTGCCCCCGGCTCTGGACGACCGTTATCTACCCGACTGTCTGGAAAAGATATTCCCTTTCGATACCGATTATCTGTGGATGCAAGCCGTTCCGCCGGAGGATTGGGCGGCGCTGTTTGAAATCGTCAGCCAGGCTGAAGTCGAATTAGCTGATCTCGAACAAATCGACGAGCAAAAGACGCTAACGGAAATTCTGCTCGCCATCCAGGTGCTGTCGTATCGCATCAGCGCCATCGGCATCGAACCTGAACTGATCCGTATTTACAGTGACATCAAAGCGTTTGAATCGCCCTTTCTGATGCAAAATGTCGAGCTGCACCGCTATCTCGACGGCTACATGCGTCATCTCAATGGTGACCCGACACCCATAGAAGACGCCAGCCACGTACTGGTGATGCTGGAGCAATGCCAGGATGTCGTGAAGAAGATCCGCAACAGCACCCTGCGCCTGGGCACCAGCATCTCTGTCACTTATCGCCTGGTGCGCCTGGATCAGCATCTGGATCGCCTGCACAAATTGCTGTCATTGGTTGATGTCGGTACCACCGACACGTCTGCCGCCATCACCAACGAAAAGCGCAGCATCGGCCTTCAACTGGGATTGGAACTGATCGAAGCGCACAACCGCAAATACACCGTGCGCGACCTGTTCGCCGCCAATATCAACCTGCTGGCGCGCAACATCACCGAGAACGCCAGCCGTACCGGCGAGCATTACATTGCCGAAGACCGCCGCGAATACGCCGCCATGTACCGCTCTGCGGCGGGCGCCGGGTTCATCATCGGCTTTATGTCGCTGATCAAGATCCTGTTTTCGTACCTACGCGCCGCGCCGCTGGTGGAAGCATTTTTGTTCAGCATGAATTATTCGCTGGGCTTCATGTTCATCCACGTGCTGCACTTTACTGTCGCCACCAAACAACCGGCGATGACCGCCTCGCGCATTGCGGCAGGCTTGCATAGCCGCGATGGCCGCAACATTGATCTCGACAGCCTGACGGAACTGATTGTCAAGGTCGTGCGTACTCAGTTCGTGGCGGTGCTGGGCAATCTGACCATCGCCTTCCCTGTGGCGTATCTGCTGGTCTACGGCTATTTCCTCATGACCGGGCATCACTTCGTCACACCGGACAAAGCCGGGCATCTGCTGCATGATATCGATCCGTTTTCCAGCCTGGCCTTGTTCCATGCTGCCATCGCGGGTGTCTGCCTGTTCCTGGCGGGTTTGATCTCCGGCTACTATGACAACAAGGCGCTTTACACACGCATGTCGCAGCGCGTAGCGCGTGCACGCTGGCTCAACGGCTTGCTTGGCAAGGCGCGCACCGCCCGTCTGGGCGACTATCTGGAAACTGGCCTCGGCGGCCTGATGGGGAATTTTTACTTCGGTATTTTGCTCGGTACCATCGGTACGATCGGCTTCATGATCGGCTTACCGATCGACATCCGCCACATCACGTTCTCCGCGACCAATTTTGCCATTGCGCTGGTTGCCCTGGATCATGCGGTGAGCTGGCACGTGATTGCAGTATCGACCTTCGGCGTGCTCTCGATCGGCATGGTGAACTTGTGGGTAAGCTTTTCGCTGGCGCTGTTTGTAGCCTTGCGCTCACGCCAGGTCAAATTCCGCCACGGCTGGCCATTGGTGAAATCGCTGTGCCGGCGCTTCCTTAAAAAGCCGGTGGACTTTTTCATGCCACCGAAGACGGCACCAATGCCGGAGTCGCAGAACGGCGTCGAGCCGTCCTGA
- a CDS encoding YjfB family protein encodes MDIGNIPAVASALSAAETADAVSMTMLKKALNTQAAAAIGVLQALPPPLPANPNIGRNVNTVA; translated from the coding sequence ATGGATATTGGAAACATTCCCGCCGTTGCCTCGGCATTGTCCGCTGCTGAAACTGCCGACGCGGTTAGCATGACCATGCTGAAAAAAGCGCTGAACACCCAGGCTGCTGCCGCTATTGGCGTATTGCAAGCATTGCCGCCGCCATTGCCGGCCAATCCGAACATCGGCCGCAACGTCAATACCGTTGCCTGA
- a CDS encoding helix-turn-helix domain-containing protein gives MHSVQDLGARIRAVRKSQKLSSASLAERSGIHRNTLQALETGKGNIELSKLLSICSELGLELLLVPQEVSAQRAADGEGDGARTELSERLHRLMRSTP, from the coding sequence ATGCATTCCGTCCAAGACCTCGGCGCACGCATCCGCGCAGTGCGCAAATCGCAGAAGCTCAGTTCGGCCAGCCTGGCCGAGCGTAGCGGTATCCACCGTAATACGCTGCAAGCGCTGGAAACCGGCAAGGGCAACATCGAACTCAGCAAGCTGTTGTCCATCTGCAGCGAACTCGGTCTCGAGCTGCTGCTGGTGCCGCAGGAGGTCTCTGCGCAACGCGCGGCGGACGGTGAGGGCGACGGCGCCCGCACCGAACTCTCCGAACGTCTGCATCGTCTGATGAGGAGCACGCCATGA